The following coding sequences lie in one Kribbella sp. NBC_00709 genomic window:
- a CDS encoding HipA family kinase — MSLPVVTATRYVVPLREGGSLPGVVEGNDLGTYVIKFHGAGQGPKALVAEVIVGELFRRLGLRVPELKLIELDPAIGKSEPDFEIQELLIRSAGLNLAVDFLPGSFGYDGSAGNPGDEAMARILWLDAFVANVDRSWRNTNLLVWHKNLWLIDHGAALYFHHSWMSAEKFASLPYDASDHVFSVAIPRVAKVDAELAAAITPELLTEVIGLVPDEWIADGDRERYLGHLLARLENRAAWVPGGAR, encoded by the coding sequence GTGAGTCTGCCTGTTGTTACCGCGACCCGGTACGTGGTGCCGTTGCGTGAGGGTGGGTCGTTGCCTGGTGTTGTCGAGGGCAACGATCTTGGCACCTACGTGATCAAGTTCCACGGCGCCGGGCAGGGGCCGAAGGCGCTGGTGGCCGAGGTGATCGTCGGCGAGCTGTTCCGGCGCCTCGGCCTGCGGGTGCCGGAGCTCAAGCTGATCGAGCTCGACCCGGCGATCGGCAAGTCCGAGCCGGACTTCGAGATCCAGGAGCTGCTGATCCGCAGCGCCGGGCTGAACCTGGCCGTCGACTTCCTGCCGGGCTCGTTCGGGTACGACGGCTCGGCCGGCAACCCGGGTGACGAGGCGATGGCCCGGATCCTCTGGCTGGACGCGTTCGTGGCGAACGTGGACCGGTCGTGGCGCAACACGAACCTGCTGGTGTGGCACAAGAACCTGTGGCTGATCGACCACGGAGCGGCGCTGTACTTCCACCACTCGTGGATGTCCGCGGAGAAGTTCGCTTCGTTGCCGTACGACGCCTCCGACCACGTCTTCTCGGTCGCGATACCTCGGGTCGCGAAGGTGGATGCCGAGCTGGCCGCGGCGATCACACCGGAACTGCTGACGGAAGTGATCGGGCTCGTGCCGGACGAGTGGATCGCAGACGGTGACCGGGAGCGGTACCTGGGCCATCTGCTGGCGCGGCTGGAGAACCGGGCCGCGTGGGTGCCGGGAGGTGCTCGATGA
- a CDS encoding DUF3037 domain-containing protein produces the protein MMAPFDYVILRAAPRIQRGEFINVGAVLYCRALDYLGAGWDVKPERLRALDPAVDVDVVCASLDQIRAICAGEAVGGPAAGTTISERFRWLAAPRSTVVHPGPIHSGITQDPAADLDRLLDAFVR, from the coding sequence ATGATGGCACCGTTCGACTACGTGATCCTGCGCGCCGCACCGCGCATCCAGCGGGGTGAGTTCATCAACGTGGGTGCAGTGCTCTACTGCCGGGCGCTCGACTACCTCGGCGCGGGATGGGATGTGAAGCCGGAGCGTCTGCGGGCCCTGGACCCAGCAGTGGACGTAGACGTCGTGTGTGCGTCGCTGGATCAGATCCGGGCGATCTGTGCGGGCGAGGCGGTTGGCGGGCCGGCCGCGGGCACCACGATCAGTGAGCGATTCCGGTGGCTCGCTGCGCCCCGCAGTACCGTCGTGCATCCCGGGCCGATCCACAGCGGGATCACTCAGGACCCCGCTGCGGATCTGGACCGGTTGCTGGACGCCTTCGTGCGTTAG
- the pgm gene encoding phosphoglucomutase (alpha-D-glucose-1,6-bisphosphate-dependent) has protein sequence MHPRAGQPAQPEDLVDVDAMLAAYGDLTPDVDNPAQKVVFGTSGHRGSSLDGAFNEAHILAITQAVCEYRAGQGTTGPLLVGRDSHGLSEPAWRTVLEVLAGNDVVTLVDSADRLTPTPAVSHAILRLNRGAGADADGIVITPSHNPPRDGGIKYNPPHGGPADSDATKWIADRANQLIAGDNREVRRKPFEQARQQAGDYDFVGHYVDDLPSVLNLAAVRDAGVKIGADPLGGASVDYWAAIADKHGLDLTVVNPRVDPAWAFMTLDHDGKIRMDCSSPYAMASLVAQRDKYDDATGNDADADRHGIVTPDAGLMNPNHYLAVAISYLFSNRQWGPDVAVGKTLVSSSLIDRVVGDLGRRLWEVPVGFKWFVPGLVDGSVGFGGEESAGASFLRFDGTVWTTDKDGILLALLASEITAVTGETPSQAHAKLVERFGASAYSRVDAPATREQKAKLSALSADAVTATELAGEPIVDRLTKAPGNDAPIGGLKVTTESAWFAARPSGTEDLYKIYGESFKGAEHLEQVFEQARDVVSAALA, from the coding sequence ATGCACCCACGCGCAGGCCAGCCCGCTCAGCCAGAGGACCTCGTCGACGTCGACGCCATGCTCGCGGCGTACGGCGATCTCACCCCGGACGTGGACAACCCGGCCCAGAAGGTCGTCTTCGGGACGTCGGGACATCGCGGCTCGAGTCTTGACGGCGCCTTCAACGAAGCGCACATCCTGGCCATCACGCAGGCCGTCTGCGAGTACCGGGCCGGTCAGGGTACGACGGGACCGCTGCTGGTCGGCCGGGACAGCCACGGCCTGTCGGAGCCGGCCTGGCGCACTGTGCTCGAGGTGCTGGCGGGCAACGACGTGGTGACGCTCGTGGACAGTGCCGACCGGCTCACTCCGACGCCTGCTGTCTCGCATGCGATCCTGCGGCTCAACCGCGGCGCCGGTGCGGACGCGGACGGCATCGTGATCACGCCGTCGCACAACCCGCCGCGTGACGGCGGCATCAAGTACAACCCGCCGCACGGCGGACCGGCCGACTCCGACGCGACCAAGTGGATCGCGGATCGTGCCAACCAGCTGATCGCCGGCGACAACCGCGAAGTACGGCGCAAGCCCTTCGAGCAGGCCCGTCAGCAAGCGGGGGACTACGACTTCGTCGGCCACTATGTCGACGACCTGCCGTCGGTGCTCAACCTGGCCGCGGTCCGCGACGCCGGCGTGAAGATCGGCGCCGACCCGCTGGGCGGTGCGAGTGTCGACTACTGGGCCGCGATCGCCGACAAGCACGGTCTCGACCTGACCGTGGTGAACCCGCGGGTCGATCCGGCCTGGGCCTTCATGACGCTGGACCACGACGGCAAGATCCGGATGGACTGCTCCTCGCCGTACGCGATGGCCTCGCTGGTCGCGCAGCGGGACAAGTACGACGACGCGACCGGGAACGACGCTGACGCCGACCGGCACGGCATCGTCACTCCGGACGCCGGACTGATGAACCCGAACCACTACCTGGCCGTCGCGATCTCCTACCTGTTCAGCAACCGCCAGTGGGGTCCGGACGTCGCGGTCGGCAAGACGCTGGTGTCGTCGTCGCTGATCGACCGCGTGGTGGGGGACCTGGGTCGTCGGTTGTGGGAGGTGCCGGTCGGCTTCAAGTGGTTCGTGCCAGGGCTGGTCGACGGCTCGGTCGGCTTCGGTGGCGAGGAGTCGGCCGGAGCGAGCTTCCTGCGCTTCGACGGCACGGTGTGGACGACCGACAAGGACGGCATCCTGCTGGCGCTGCTGGCGAGCGAGATCACCGCTGTGACGGGGGAGACGCCGTCGCAGGCGCACGCCAAGCTGGTGGAGCGGTTCGGTGCTTCGGCGTACTCGCGGGTGGATGCGCCGGCCACGCGCGAGCAGAAGGCGAAGCTGTCGGCGCTGTCCGCGGACGCGGTCACTGCGACCGAGCTGGCCGGAGAGCCGATCGTGGATCGGCTGACGAAGGCTCCGGGTAACGACGCCCCGATCGGTGGGCTGAAGGTAACCACCGAGTCGGCGTGGTTCGCGGCCCGGCCGTCCGGGACCGAGGACCTCTACAAGATCTACGGCGAGTCCTTCAAGGGCGCCGAGCACCTGGAGCAGGTCTTCGAGCAGGCCCGCGACGTCGTGTCCGCAGCGCTGGCCTAA